A part of Streptomyces sp. NBC_01451 genomic DNA contains:
- a CDS encoding MerR family transcriptional regulator, with the protein MEELAGLAGITVRTLRFYRERKLIPPPRREGRIAWYDDHHLGRLRTISALLERGHTLNGIAELAEAFDNGRDVADLLGLGAPTEETPVRLTPEELADRFGPDATPENLAASMDLGYLGTDGDQIVHISRSLLDASSALVQEGIPLSAVLAAGKRVRDHADALAEIFTDVILTHAPAADPARLRPLAQRVVEAELSLALDRRMRQDGREPGGS; encoded by the coding sequence ATGGAGGAGCTGGCCGGGCTGGCCGGCATCACCGTCCGCACCCTGCGCTTCTATCGCGAACGCAAACTGATCCCGCCACCCCGCCGCGAGGGCCGCATCGCCTGGTACGACGACCATCACCTGGGCCGCCTGCGCACGATCTCGGCGCTGCTGGAACGCGGGCACACCCTCAACGGCATCGCGGAACTGGCCGAGGCCTTCGACAACGGCCGCGACGTCGCCGACCTGCTCGGCCTCGGCGCCCCCACCGAGGAGACCCCGGTCCGCCTCACCCCCGAGGAACTCGCCGACCGCTTCGGCCCGGACGCCACCCCCGAGAACCTCGCGGCCTCGATGGACCTCGGCTACCTGGGCACCGACGGCGACCAGATCGTCCACATCAGCCGCAGCCTCCTGGACGCGTCGTCGGCGCTGGTCCAGGAGGGCATCCCGCTCTCGGCCGTCCTGGCGGCGGGCAAACGGGTACGCGACCACGCGGACGCCCTGGCCGAGATCTTCACGGACGTGATCCTCACCCACGCCCCGGCGGCGGACCCGGCACGTCTGCGCCCCCTGGCGCAACGGGTGGTGGAGGCGGAGCTCTCACTGGCGCTGGACCGCCGGATGCGCCAGGACGGCCGAGAACCCGGAGGCTCTTGA
- a CDS encoding flavin-containing monooxygenase, with protein MAEHEAEQEAEHEHVRVAVIGSGFGGLGAAVRLRREGVTDFVVLERAGSVGGTWRDNSYPGCACDVPSHLYSFSFAPNPDWPRAFSGQEHIRAYLEHVTDVFGLRPHLRLDSEVKKMTWDGGRLAWVIETSSGTLLADLVVSATGPLSDPKVPDVPGLDTFPGKVFHSARWDHDYDLRGKRVAMVGTGASAIQIVPAIQPDVSRLTVFQRTPPWVMPRVDRAIGDAERAVHRALPFTTRLRRGLLWGMRELQVQAFTKHPGELGAVEALARRNMRRSVKDPALRAKLTPDYRIGCKRILLSSAYYPALTRPNVDVVASGLSEVRGSTVVGADGSTAEVDAIVFGTGFHVTDMPIADRVVGADGRTLAEAWADSGMRALRGASAAGFPNWMTIIGPNTGLGNSSMILMIESQLNYMADYVRQLGVLGGRVALDARPAAVDAWNDRVQERMRRTVWSTGGCSSWYLDANGRNTTVWPGTTSEFRRATRSVNLAEYEVLRAAVGNSTGGGNSSSNNSNSNGAGDLSGAGDLNSTVGVDA; from the coding sequence ATGGCTGAACACGAAGCCGAACAGGAAGCCGAACACGAACATGTGCGGGTGGCGGTGATCGGGTCCGGGTTCGGAGGGCTCGGGGCTGCCGTGCGGCTGCGCCGCGAAGGCGTCACCGACTTCGTCGTCCTGGAGCGGGCCGGCAGCGTCGGCGGTACCTGGCGCGACAACAGCTATCCGGGATGCGCCTGTGACGTGCCGTCCCACCTCTACTCCTTCTCCTTCGCCCCGAATCCCGACTGGCCGCGCGCCTTCTCCGGGCAGGAGCACATCCGTGCCTATCTGGAGCACGTCACCGACGTCTTCGGACTGCGGCCCCATCTCCGCCTCGACTCCGAGGTGAAGAAGATGACCTGGGACGGTGGACGGTTGGCTTGGGTCATCGAGACCAGCAGCGGGACCCTGCTCGCCGATCTCGTCGTCTCCGCCACCGGGCCTCTCTCCGATCCCAAGGTGCCGGACGTCCCGGGGCTCGACACCTTCCCCGGCAAGGTCTTCCACTCCGCCCGCTGGGACCACGACTACGACCTGCGCGGCAAGCGGGTCGCGATGGTCGGGACCGGGGCCTCCGCCATCCAGATCGTGCCCGCGATCCAGCCCGACGTCTCCCGCCTCACCGTCTTCCAGCGCACCCCGCCCTGGGTGATGCCCCGCGTCGACCGGGCCATCGGCGACGCCGAGCGCGCCGTGCACCGCGCGCTGCCCTTCACCACCCGGCTGCGGCGCGGACTCCTCTGGGGCATGCGGGAGTTGCAGGTCCAGGCGTTCACCAAGCATCCGGGCGAGCTGGGGGCGGTGGAGGCGCTGGCCAGGCGCAACATGCGCCGCTCCGTCAAGGATCCGGCCCTGCGCGCCAAGCTCACCCCGGACTACCGCATCGGCTGCAAGCGCATCCTGCTGTCGAGCGCGTACTACCCGGCGCTCACCCGGCCCAACGTGGACGTCGTGGCGAGCGGACTGAGCGAGGTACGGGGCTCCACCGTCGTCGGCGCCGACGGGAGTACGGCCGAGGTCGACGCCATCGTCTTCGGTACGGGGTTCCACGTCACCGACATGCCCATCGCCGACCGGGTTGTCGGCGCCGACGGGCGTACGCTCGCCGAGGCCTGGGCGGACAGCGGGATGCGGGCGCTGCGCGGGGCGTCGGCCGCCGGGTTCCCCAACTGGATGACGATCATCGGGCCCAACACCGGCCTCGGGAACTCCTCCATGATCCTGATGATCGAGTCCCAGCTGAACTACATGGCCGACTACGTAAGGCAGTTGGGCGTGCTCGGAGGGCGGGTCGCGCTCGACGCCCGGCCCGCCGCCGTCGACGCCTGGAACGACCGGGTCCAGGAGCGGATGCGGCGCACGGTGTGGAGCACGGGCGGGTGCAGCAGCTGGTACCTCGACGCGAACGGGCGCAACACCACCGTCTGGCCCGGTACGACGTCCGAGTTCCGGCGGGCGACCCGGAGCGTGAATCTCGCCGAGTACGAGGTGCTGCGGGCGGCGGTCGGCAACAGCACCGGCGGGGGCAACAGCAGCAGCAACAACAGCAACAGCAACGGCGCCGGTGACCTCAGCGGCGCCGGTGACCTCAACTCGACCGTAGGGGTGGACGCGTGA
- a CDS encoding exodeoxyribonuclease III, which yields MLTVTSVNVNGLRAAAKKGFVEWLAGTSADVLCLQEVRAEPQQLPEEVRAPEGWYVTHAPAAAKGRAGVSLYTRREPDRVRIGFGSAEFDGSGRYVEADLPGVTVASLYLPSGEVGTERQDEKIRFMDEFLAHLKDLRERAAADGREVVVCGDWNIAHRPADLKNWRANQKNSGFLPEEREWLGRVLDEGDGGFVDVVRALHPDVEGPYSWWSYRGRAFDNDSGWRIDYEISTPGLAAKAVKGYVERAATHEERWSDHAPVTVVYDL from the coding sequence GTGCTGACTGTGACCTCTGTGAATGTGAACGGACTCCGCGCCGCCGCCAAGAAGGGCTTCGTGGAGTGGCTCGCCGGAACCTCCGCCGACGTGCTGTGCCTCCAGGAGGTGCGCGCCGAACCGCAGCAGCTGCCGGAGGAGGTCCGCGCGCCCGAGGGCTGGTACGTCACCCACGCGCCCGCCGCCGCCAAGGGCCGCGCCGGGGTCTCCCTCTACACCCGCCGCGAGCCCGACCGTGTCCGGATCGGCTTCGGCTCCGCCGAGTTCGACGGCAGCGGCCGGTACGTCGAGGCCGACCTGCCCGGCGTCACCGTCGCCAGCCTGTACCTGCCGTCCGGCGAGGTCGGCACCGAGCGGCAGGACGAGAAGATCCGCTTCATGGACGAGTTCCTCGCCCACCTCAAGGACCTGCGCGAGCGGGCCGCCGCCGACGGGCGCGAGGTCGTCGTCTGCGGCGACTGGAACATCGCCCACCGGCCCGCCGACCTCAAGAACTGGCGCGCCAACCAGAAGAACTCCGGGTTCCTGCCGGAGGAGCGGGAGTGGCTCGGGCGGGTGCTGGACGAGGGGGACGGGGGGTTCGTGGATGTGGTCCGGGCGCTGCATCCGGATGTCGAGGGGCCGTACTCGTGGTGGTCGTACCGGGGGCGGGCCTTCGACAACGACTCGGGGTGGCGGATCGACTACGAGATCTCGACGCCGGGGCTCGCCGCCAAGGCGGTCAAGGGGTACGTCGAGCGCGCGGCGACGCATGAGGAGCGCTGGTCGGACCACGCACCCGTGACGGTCGTCTACGACCTCTGA
- a CDS encoding alpha/beta fold hydrolase → MSRLMSVSGGPYVPPVPVRELTVVSADGARLHAEVHGVADGPVVVLAHGWTCSTAFWAAQIRELAPGHRVVAYDQRGHGRSPASPVCSTDVLADDLEAVLAATLAPGEKAVVVGHSMGGMTVLAASARPGFREHAAAVLLCSTGSSRLVAESLVLPMRAGRLRTWLTRRSLSSRAPMGPVTPVSRRILKYATMGAGSSPAMVEACARIVHACPRKVRYAWARVLDGVQLDSQVRELTVPAAVVVGTADRMTPPVHARALAAALPRCHGVTELPGLGHMTPVEAPEAVTGVIRELVAVYGKSGARGTRAGGDGTRAGSDVRVDGGVPIEESA, encoded by the coding sequence GTGAGCCGGCTGATGTCCGTGTCGGGCGGCCCGTACGTCCCGCCGGTGCCCGTCCGTGAGCTGACCGTCGTTTCGGCGGACGGCGCCCGGCTGCACGCCGAGGTGCACGGCGTGGCCGACGGGCCCGTGGTCGTCCTCGCGCACGGCTGGACCTGCTCGACCGCCTTCTGGGCCGCCCAGATCCGTGAACTCGCCCCCGGTCACCGGGTCGTCGCCTACGACCAGCGCGGCCACGGACGCAGTCCGGCGAGCCCCGTCTGTAGTACCGACGTACTCGCCGACGACCTGGAGGCCGTCCTCGCGGCCACCCTCGCGCCCGGTGAGAAGGCCGTGGTCGTGGGGCACTCCATGGGCGGGATGACGGTGCTGGCGGCCTCCGCGCGGCCGGGGTTCCGGGAGCACGCGGCGGCCGTACTGCTGTGCAGCACCGGCAGTTCGCGGCTCGTCGCCGAATCGCTGGTCCTCCCGATGCGCGCCGGGCGGCTGCGCACCTGGCTCACCCGGCGGAGCCTCAGCTCGCGCGCCCCGATGGGTCCGGTCACTCCGGTCTCCCGGCGCATCCTCAAGTACGCGACGATGGGCGCCGGTTCGTCGCCCGCGATGGTCGAGGCGTGCGCCCGGATCGTGCACGCGTGCCCGCGCAAGGTGCGGTACGCCTGGGCTCGGGTCCTGGACGGGGTCCAACTCGACTCACAGGTAAGGGAGTTGACCGTTCCGGCTGCTGTCGTCGTCGGTACGGCCGACCGGATGACCCCGCCCGTTCACGCGCGGGCACTGGCCGCCGCGCTGCCCCGGTGTCACGGTGTGACCGAGCTGCCCGGCCTCGGGCACATGACGCCAGTCGAGGCGCCGGAGGCGGTGACCGGGGTGATCCGTGAACTCGTCGCGGTGTACGGGAAGTCGGGGGCGCGGGGCACCCGGGCCGGCGGCGACGGCACCCGGGCCGGCAGTGACGTACGTGTCGACGGCGGCGTACCTATCGAGGAGAGCGCATGA
- a CDS encoding SDR family oxidoreductase: protein MSKVSLDGQVAVVTGAARGVGELLARKLSARGARVALVGLEADELKQVSERLHTDSAYWYADVTDHEAMARVAGEVKERFGKVDIVVANAGVASGGPFVDSDPESWRRVIEVNLIGSAVTARAFLPVLMESRGYLLQIASLAAITPAPMMTAYCASKAGVEAYAHCLRAEVGYKGVRVGVAYLSWTDTDMVRGADQDDVMRELRQRLPWPASKTYPLGPAVDRLVAGIERRSSHVYGQGWLRGMQGIRGYLPGLIGAVGQREVGRFSGRLQGMGTGLVGAGGAADEEARGRSVTERD, encoded by the coding sequence ATGAGCAAGGTCAGTCTGGACGGGCAGGTCGCTGTCGTCACGGGGGCCGCCCGGGGGGTCGGTGAGCTGCTCGCGCGCAAGCTCTCCGCTCGCGGGGCCAGGGTCGCGCTGGTCGGGCTGGAGGCCGACGAACTCAAGCAGGTCTCGGAACGGCTGCACACCGACAGCGCGTACTGGTATGCCGACGTCACCGATCACGAAGCGATGGCCCGGGTGGCGGGGGAGGTCAAGGAGCGGTTCGGGAAGGTCGACATCGTCGTCGCCAACGCGGGTGTCGCGAGCGGCGGGCCCTTCGTCGACTCCGATCCGGAGTCCTGGCGGCGGGTCATCGAGGTCAACCTGATCGGGTCGGCGGTCACCGCCCGGGCGTTTCTGCCGGTGCTGATGGAGAGCCGGGGTTATCTGCTCCAGATCGCGTCCCTGGCCGCCATCACCCCGGCGCCGATGATGACCGCGTACTGCGCGTCCAAGGCCGGCGTCGAGGCGTACGCGCACTGTCTGCGGGCCGAGGTCGGGTACAAGGGCGTCCGGGTGGGGGTCGCGTACCTGTCGTGGACCGACACCGACATGGTGCGCGGGGCCGACCAGGACGACGTCATGCGGGAGTTGCGGCAGCGGTTGCCGTGGCCGGCCAGCAAGACGTATCCGCTGGGGCCCGCCGTCGACCGGCTCGTGGCGGGGATCGAACGGCGGTCCAGCCATGTGTACGGGCAGGGCTGGCTGCGCGGGATGCAGGGGATACGGGGGTATCTGCCGGGGCTGATCGGTGCGGTGGGGCAGCGGGAGGTCGGGCGGTTCTCCGGACGGTTGCAGGGGATGGGTACCGGGCTCGTGGGCGCGGGTGGCGCGGCCGACGAGGAGGCGCGGGGGCGGTCGGTCACCGAACGTGACTGA
- a CDS encoding GNAT family N-acetyltransferase yields the protein MNIRRVSFDHPDAVKLNDQVQAEYAARYEDEGDATHLDPAMFDPPSGLYLIAYDEQDRPVATGGWRGRDNANDEGYLTGDAELKRMYVVEEARGLGLARRILAALEEDARAAGRTRMVLETGDRQPEAIALYTSSGYEPSAKFGYYRHYEASLCFAKPL from the coding sequence ATGAATATCCGCCGGGTCTCCTTCGACCACCCCGACGCCGTCAAGCTCAACGACCAGGTCCAGGCCGAGTACGCCGCCCGCTACGAGGACGAGGGCGACGCCACCCACCTCGACCCGGCGATGTTCGACCCGCCGTCCGGCCTGTACCTGATCGCGTACGACGAGCAGGACCGGCCCGTCGCCACCGGCGGCTGGCGCGGTCGCGACAACGCGAACGACGAAGGCTATCTGACCGGCGACGCCGAACTGAAGCGGATGTACGTCGTCGAGGAGGCGCGCGGGCTCGGTCTGGCCCGCCGCATACTCGCCGCCCTGGAGGAGGACGCCCGCGCCGCCGGCCGCACCCGCATGGTCCTGGAGACGGGCGACCGACAGCCGGAGGCCATCGCCCTGTACACCTCCAGCGGCTACGAACCCTCCGCCAAGTTCGGCTACTACCGCCACTACGAGGCGAGCCTCTGCTTCGCCAAGCCCCTGTAG
- a CDS encoding response regulator transcription factor, whose protein sequence is MVLAEDSVLLREGLIGLLTRVGHEVVAAVGDANALLAAVTEQEPDIVVTDVRMPPGFQDEGLHAAVKLREARPGLPVLVLSQYVQRTYAAELLDSGDGTGVGYLLKDRVGQVEEFVDALRRVADGGTVVDPEVVRQLLRRRRDPLARLTPREREVLALMAEGRSNGSIARELVVSEAAVGKHIGGILTKLDLPPADGTHRRVLAVLAFLRA, encoded by the coding sequence ATAGTCCTCGCCGAGGACAGCGTGCTGCTGCGGGAGGGGCTGATCGGGCTGCTCACCCGGGTCGGCCACGAGGTCGTGGCGGCCGTCGGGGACGCGAACGCGCTGCTCGCGGCGGTCACCGAGCAGGAACCGGACATCGTGGTGACGGACGTCCGTATGCCGCCCGGTTTCCAGGACGAGGGGCTGCACGCGGCCGTGAAGCTGCGCGAGGCGCGGCCGGGGCTGCCCGTCCTAGTCCTCAGCCAGTACGTCCAGCGGACCTACGCCGCCGAACTGCTCGACTCCGGCGACGGCACGGGCGTCGGCTATCTGCTCAAGGACCGGGTGGGCCAGGTCGAGGAGTTCGTCGACGCGCTGCGCCGGGTCGCGGACGGGGGCACGGTCGTCGACCCCGAGGTCGTACGGCAGTTGCTGCGCCGGCGTCGCGATCCGCTGGCGCGGCTGACCCCGCGTGAGCGCGAGGTGCTGGCCCTGATGGCGGAGGGCCGGTCCAACGGTTCGATAGCCCGTGAGCTGGTGGTCTCCGAGGCGGCCGTCGGCAAGCACATCGGCGGCATTCTCACCAAGCTGGATCTGCCTCCGGCGGACGGGACACATCGCCGGGTGCTGGCGGTACTGGCGTTTCTGCGGGCCTGA
- a CDS encoding TetR/AcrR family transcriptional regulator: MTEVATARRSRITPEREAELYGATLDLLREVGYEALTMDAVAARTKSSKATLYRQWGGKAELVVRAMRHFKPGGAAGADIDTGSLRGDFHALLLREDDCAMEQNSALMRALGMAVHGNPDLLLAFRELLVEPEMLEFRKVIQRAMDRGEVRADNPAADYVLHMMIGGFVARTLVDERPPTQDYLRDYIDAVVLPALGVQVP; encoded by the coding sequence ATGACCGAGGTCGCAACGGCGCGTCGTAGTCGGATCACGCCCGAGCGAGAGGCCGAGTTGTACGGCGCCACGCTCGACCTGCTCCGGGAAGTCGGCTACGAGGCCCTCACCATGGACGCCGTCGCCGCCCGTACGAAGTCCAGCAAGGCCACGCTCTACCGCCAGTGGGGCGGCAAGGCCGAACTGGTCGTCAGGGCCATGCGGCACTTCAAGCCAGGTGGCGCCGCCGGCGCCGATATCGACACCGGTTCCCTGCGCGGCGACTTCCACGCCCTGCTGCTGCGCGAGGACGACTGCGCCATGGAACAGAACTCCGCGCTGATGCGAGCTCTGGGCATGGCGGTCCATGGCAACCCGGATCTCCTCCTGGCGTTCCGGGAACTGCTCGTCGAGCCGGAGATGCTGGAATTCCGCAAGGTGATCCAGCGTGCCATGGACCGTGGAGAGGTCCGCGCGGACAATCCGGCGGCCGACTATGTGCTGCACATGATGATCGGCGGCTTCGTGGCCCGCACGCTCGTCGACGAACGGCCACCGACCCAGGACTACTTGCGTGACTACATCGACGCCGTGGTGCTCCCCGCCCTCGGCGTGCAGGTCCCGTAG
- a CDS encoding S41 family peptidase codes for MSYLRLPHLSGDLLCFVAEDDLWLARLDGDGGHPGPGPSGTDGRAWRLTVDRTKVGHPRFSPDGRHIAYTSWRSLVPEIHRVPVDGGPAQRLTYWGSADTQVCGWSPDGDILAVASHGQPFSYFTWAYSVPAGGGPGGRLPWGPVSDIQVTDIGGERKTLLLTGTPPHEPAAWKRYRGGATGRLWLHGERLLADLDGHLHSPMFVGDRIAFLSDHEGVGNLYSCAYDGSGLRRHTDHDAFYARHASSDGTRVVYQCAGALWIVDHLAADSVPRRLDVRLGGPRAGRRTYQVPAAQHVDGISVDETGRASAVVVRGSLYWLTHRDGPARTITDTPGVRVRLPEMLGSGGQVAYVTDADGEDAVEIAYLPRASGEREPRRLASGGLGRVLELVSDPAGERLAIAAHDGRLLLIDASEESNGEVTELICSLNGPVTDLAFSPDGAWLTWSHPGIGRSLRQIKMARIKDRLIVDVTNGRFEDENPVFTRDGRYLAFLSWRGFDPVYDVHTGDLSFPLGCRPYLVPLSSATPSPFALSPDGRPAAGGLDPASDEGADGTVTVEAEGLESRVTPFPVAASKYSALYPVAGGGLVWLRWPISGALGETFANPDDTSGRPTLEHFNISKGKKSELVDHLDWFAVSGDASRLVVVDEDELRAVPSTDPGDGDTTVWIDLRRVLHEVDPPAEWRQSYEEAGRLIRAYFWEPRMCGIDWDAVLEQYRPLVERVASPDEFADLLREVLGELGTSHAYVTPARRNEGPPHYQRRQGLLGANFVRRESGWMLDRILPGDSSDSKARSPLAGSGIREGALLTHVDGRPVDPVTGPFPLLAGAGGTTVELTFTAADVTAADVTSTGAASTDTASAAGAGRARRVAVVPLVDERPLRYQDWVAKRREVVRELSGGRCGYLHIPDMGGSGWAQFNRDLRMEVSRPALIVDVRGNAGGHISELVVEKLTRTILGWDLTRNAQAVSYASNAPRGPVVALADEATSSDGDMITAAFKLLGLGPVVGQRTWGGVVGMTGRHRLGDGTVITVPMNAAWFDTYGWTVENQGVAPDLEVLRTPLDWAEGRHVETDDAIKLALALLETHPAATPPTYDEVPNRARPQLPPRS; via the coding sequence GTGAGCTATCTGCGCCTGCCCCACCTCAGCGGTGACCTGCTGTGCTTCGTCGCCGAGGACGATCTCTGGCTCGCCCGCCTCGACGGAGACGGAGGACACCCCGGACCGGGGCCGTCCGGCACCGACGGCCGCGCCTGGCGGCTCACCGTCGACCGTACGAAGGTCGGGCACCCGCGCTTCTCGCCCGACGGCCGGCACATCGCGTACACGAGCTGGCGCAGCCTCGTGCCCGAGATCCACCGGGTGCCGGTGGACGGCGGCCCCGCGCAGCGGCTCACCTACTGGGGCAGCGCCGACACCCAGGTCTGCGGCTGGTCCCCGGACGGCGACATCCTCGCCGTCGCCTCCCACGGGCAGCCCTTCTCCTACTTCACCTGGGCCTACAGCGTCCCGGCGGGCGGCGGCCCCGGCGGCCGGCTCCCCTGGGGACCGGTCTCCGACATCCAGGTCACGGACATCGGCGGGGAGCGGAAGACCCTCCTCCTCACCGGCACCCCGCCGCACGAACCGGCCGCCTGGAAGCGCTACCGGGGCGGCGCGACCGGCCGCCTCTGGCTGCACGGCGAGCGTCTGCTCGCCGACCTCGACGGCCATCTCCACTCCCCCATGTTCGTCGGCGACCGCATCGCCTTCCTCTCCGACCACGAGGGCGTCGGCAACCTCTACTCGTGCGCGTACGACGGTTCCGGCCTGCGCCGCCACACCGACCACGACGCCTTCTACGCCCGGCACGCCTCCAGCGACGGCACCCGGGTCGTGTACCAGTGCGCGGGCGCCCTGTGGATCGTCGACCACCTCGCCGCCGACTCCGTCCCCCGCCGCCTCGACGTACGGCTCGGCGGCCCGCGCGCCGGCCGCCGTACGTACCAGGTGCCCGCCGCGCAGCACGTCGACGGCATCTCCGTCGACGAGACGGGCCGCGCGAGCGCCGTCGTCGTACGCGGCAGCCTGTACTGGCTGACGCACCGGGACGGCCCGGCCCGGACCATCACCGACACACCCGGGGTACGGGTCCGGCTCCCCGAGATGCTCGGCTCGGGCGGGCAGGTCGCGTACGTCACGGACGCCGACGGCGAGGACGCGGTCGAGATCGCGTATCTGCCGAGGGCCAGCGGGGAGCGGGAGCCGAGGCGGCTGGCCTCGGGCGGCCTGGGCCGGGTGCTCGAACTGGTCTCCGACCCGGCGGGCGAACGCCTCGCCATCGCCGCCCACGACGGCCGCCTTCTCCTCATCGACGCCTCGGAGGAGTCGAACGGGGAGGTCACCGAGCTGATCTGCTCCCTCAACGGGCCGGTCACGGACCTCGCCTTCTCCCCCGACGGCGCCTGGCTCACCTGGTCCCACCCGGGCATCGGCCGCTCCCTGCGCCAGATCAAGATGGCGCGCATCAAGGACCGTCTGATCGTCGACGTCACCAACGGCCGCTTCGAGGACGAGAACCCGGTCTTCACCAGGGACGGCCGCTATCTCGCCTTCCTCTCCTGGCGGGGCTTCGACCCGGTGTACGACGTCCACACCGGCGACCTCTCCTTCCCGCTCGGCTGCCGCCCCTACCTCGTCCCGCTCTCCTCGGCCACGCCCTCGCCCTTCGCCCTCTCCCCCGACGGACGGCCGGCCGCCGGTGGCCTGGACCCCGCCTCGGACGAGGGCGCCGACGGCACGGTGACCGTCGAGGCCGAGGGACTGGAGAGCCGGGTGACGCCCTTCCCGGTCGCCGCGTCCAAGTACTCGGCGCTGTATCCGGTCGCGGGCGGCGGACTGGTGTGGCTGCGCTGGCCGATCTCCGGCGCGCTCGGCGAGACGTTCGCGAACCCGGACGACACCAGCGGCCGGCCGACACTCGAACACTTCAACATCAGCAAGGGCAAGAAGTCCGAACTCGTCGACCACCTCGACTGGTTCGCGGTGAGCGGCGACGCCTCACGGCTGGTCGTGGTGGACGAGGACGAGCTGCGCGCGGTGCCCTCCACCGACCCGGGCGACGGCGACACGACCGTCTGGATCGACCTGCGCCGGGTCCTGCACGAGGTCGACCCCCCGGCGGAATGGCGCCAGTCGTACGAGGAGGCCGGCCGCCTGATCCGCGCCTACTTCTGGGAACCCCGGATGTGCGGCATCGACTGGGACGCGGTGCTGGAGCAGTACCGCCCGCTCGTCGAACGGGTCGCCTCCCCCGACGAGTTCGCGGACCTGCTCCGGGAGGTCCTGGGCGAACTGGGCACGTCCCACGCGTACGTCACGCCCGCCCGCCGCAACGAGGGCCCGCCCCACTACCAGCGCAGGCAGGGCCTGTTGGGTGCCAACTTCGTTCGCAGGGAAAGCGGTTGGATGCTCGACCGGATCCTCCCCGGCGACTCCTCCGACTCCAAGGCCCGCTCCCCGCTGGCCGGTTCGGGAATCCGGGAGGGCGCGCTGCTCACCCATGTGGACGGGCGCCCGGTGGACCCGGTGACGGGCCCGTTCCCGCTGCTCGCGGGAGCGGGCGGTACGACGGTGGAGCTGACGTTCACCGCGGCCGACGTCACCGCGGCCGACGTCACTTCGACCGGTGCCGCTTCCACCGACACCGCTTCGGCCGCGGGCGCGGGCCGGGCGCGGAGGGTCGCGGTCGTCCCGCTCGTCGACGAACGGCCGTTGCGGTACCAGGACTGGGTGGCCAAACGCCGGGAAGTGGTACGGGAGTTGAGCGGCGGACGGTGCGGCTACCTGCACATCCCCGACATGGGCGGCTCGGGCTGGGCCCAGTTCAACCGCGACCTGCGCATGGAGGTGTCGAGGCCCGCCCTCATCGTCGACGTGCGCGGCAACGCCGGCGGCCACATCAGCGAACTGGTGGTGGAGAAACTGACGCGCACGATCCTGGGCTGGGACCTGACACGCAACGCCCAGGCGGTCTCGTACGCCTCGAACGCCCCCCGGGGACCGGTGGTCGCCCTCGCCGACGAGGCGACGTCCTCCGACGGCGACATGATCACGGCCGCCTTCAAACTCCTCGGTCTGGGCCCGGTGGTGGGCCAGCGGACCTGGGGCGGAGTGGTCGGCATGACCGGCCGCCACCGCCTGGGCGACGGCACGGTGATCACGGTCCCGATGAACGCGGCCTGGTTCGACACCTACGGCTGGACAGTGGAGAACCAGGGCGTCGCCCCGGACCTGGAGGTCCTGCGCACCCCGCTGGACTGGGCGGAGGGCCGCCACGTCGAAACGGACGACGCCATCAAACTGGCCCTGGCCCTGCTGGAAACCCACCCCGCGGCAACCCCGCCGACCTACGACGAGGTCCCCAACAGAGCGAGACCACAACTCCCGCCGCGGTCGTGA